AGGCATTCAGACTGCATATGGAGCTGGCCGAGAAAGGGTACATAAAATCCCAGCTGTACGTCGGCGAATGCTATTACCATGCCAACGGGGTCGGCGAAGACTATGCGGAGGCCCGCAAATGGTTCGAGAAGGGTGCGAAGGAGGAGAATCTCTTCTGCCAGTATTACATGGGGGACATATACCACAACGGACGCGGGGTCCCGAAGGACGATGGGAAGGCCACGGAGTGGTACAGGAAGGCGGCCGCACAAGGCCACACCCTGTCCAAGAAGATCCTCAATGCCATGGGCGCCGCCGAGGCCATACAGAAGGAGGAAAGTCCGTTCGACATGTTCAGGAAGGATGCGGAGAAAGGCAACCCCCAGTCCATGTACATCGTCGGAAGATACTACGAGGACGGTATCGGCATGAACAAGGACGTGGAATCCGCCAGAATATGGTATGGGAAAGCGGCCGCTGCCGGCAACGAGGCGGCCAAGAGAGCCTTGGCCGCCCTCGACAGGAAGGGATAAGACCTTGGATGTGAGGACGTTCGTATCGATCCCGATTCCCAACACATCCGGGCTCGACCCGTTCATGAGGGATCTGAAAGGGATACGCGGCATAAAGCCGTCCCCCACGGCGCAGATGCACATCACCCTGAAATTCATAGGGGACATCCCCGAGGAGAAGGTGGATGTCGTCGAGGAGTGCGTCCTTAAGTCCGTATCCGGGATATCCAAGGGAAGGATCTCGGTGAAAGGTACGGGTGCCTTCCCCAACCAGAAAGCCCCCAGGATCATATGGGCCGGGGTCGAAACGTCCCTCCCCCTCGAAAAAATGTCCGCCGACATCGGAAGCAGGCTGGAGGCCGAAGGGATCCCATTCGATACGAAACCGTTCAAACCCCACATCACGGTGGCGAGGGTGGAGGGAAGACCCGACATATCCAGGATTCTTCACAATTATTCCGCTACGGAGTTCGCTTCGTTCATCTGCCCTGCGGTACTCATCATGAAGAGCGAGCTGTCGCCCAAGGGTGCGACCCACACCATAATGCGGATGTGCGAACTGCGCTGAATTCTTCAGACTGGGGTCATCTGCGACATCATGGTCCGGGACCTGTTTTACAAACGTAGTCGTCTGTAAATATATCGACCCCCCGATGCATGCAATAGGCAGAAAAACGAAACCCGGACCCCTTCACTCCAATAACATCATGTCCCTATTATACGATACATGCATGTCATATGTCCATGGAACTGGATTTCGAGAACCCCGAGAAAGCCATAGACATGGTAGATGAACTCGAAGGAGAGGACCTCCTGTGTGCTCTGAACGAGTGTGAAGCCGCCATTTACAACGGGGAGACCGGCTTGGACAGACTAATGGAAAGACTTACCGAGAAGGCGGGCTCCATACAGAAGGCCATACTGGACTCCCACCCCATGGGGGAGATAAAGGTCAGAGGGGATTGCTTCTTCCAATCCGTATGTTGCCAAAGATTCAAAGATGATGTCGTCTCCATGAAGGTACACATCGCCATCGACGACTGCATGAGCGGTGCATTCTCCATGTACACGGTCGATCCGGAACTTGCGGAGGCGGCGGCCAGATCCGAAGGATGGGATCCGGACGGCGGATATATTGAGTTCGGAAAATGCCCATACTGCGGGAAAGAGATGGATGAATTCATGATCCCGATAGACGAGGAGTGATCCTCAGACCCGGCCTATGCCGACACGAAAATAAGACTGCCGGGGAAGGAGGCACGTGTGCACCGAAAAAACCTCCTTCCGCCGACATTCATTCATATGACCGTCCGACGGAGATAAAACCTCGCATTACATGTAATGTGTAAGTCTGGGAGGACATAGGAAACGATGATATACGGATCATGTCCTCGGACCTCCATGGTCTGCAAGATAACGGTATCCGGAAAGACCACGGAGGTCCCTGCAGGAACCACCGTGATGGACGCTGCCAAGGAGGTAGGCATCGTCCCGGACGCATACCTTTTCCTGATCGACGGAAAACCCGTCCCTATGGACACACCCATTGCCGACGGTCAGACTGTCAAGGCGATGAAGGTCGCATCAGGCGGATAAAAGCCTGTCTATGGCCTCGAAATCCAGACCTGCCTCCTCGGCCGAATCGAGGAGCTCGTCCAGATTCTTTACGAACTCGTCGTGTATGTCCCCGTCGCCCAAACTTCCCTTCGAATCGGACAAAGAATCCTCCTCGGGGAATTTCAGAAGGGCGTACGGGACGATACCCAGACATTTCATTCCGGTAAGCTCCTCCACCTTCCTTATGCCTGATTCCAGGATGGATGCGTCTCCGCGGAAACGGTTTATGACGAATCCCTTCAGCAAAGGCCTCAGATCCTCCGGGAGAAGGAGCCAGGTACCGTATACTGCGGCGAACACCCCCCCGCGCTCTATGTCCCCTATAAGTACGGATTGGATCCCGCGGGCCCTCATCATACCGATGTTGGCCATATCGGTGTCCATGAGATTGAGCTCCACTGGGGATCCGGAACCCTCGCACACCACCACGTCGTTATCATGTGCCAGACGGTCAAATGATTCGCATGCCTTCTCCATTATCTCGTCTCTGGGGAAGTAAGAACCGCGTTCTGTGTCCATGAAAGGCTCCCCCCTCAGGACGATCTGCATCCTGCCGTTTCCGGAAGGCTTCATGAGAACGGGGTTCATATCGCCGGTGGGCTCGATACCGCAGGCCCATGCCTGGAAGGCCTGACCCATTCCGATCTCCTTCCCATCCTCGGTCACATAGGAGTTGAGGGAGAGGTTGGAAGCCTTGAAGGGGGCGACCTTGAGACCCTTCCTGACCAGATGACGGCAGTATAGGGCGTCCAACGTGGTCTTTCCGGCCCCGGACGATGTACCGAGGAACAGTACGGACCTCATTCCTCCACCCCCGCGATCCTCTTGAGCGCATCCATGTCCAAACCCTCCTCGAAACCGTCGGCGAGAATATCCAGATTCCTGTCCACCACCTCGTCGTAATCCTCCGGCTCGCTAACGGGGACCGCCTTCCCGTCGTGCTTTATCATAGATATGAACTTCTTCCTGAAGGCGGGCTTGTCCAACACCCCGTGGATGTATGTGCCGTACAGCATCTCATCCTCGCGGACGGATCCCTCTACCTCGTCCCTGCGATCTACGGCGGTCATCCTGAACAGAGGCTTCTCCTTCACATCCGTCATGCCCATGTGGATCTCGTATCCCTCCACCTCTCCTCCGCCGTCGATCATCACACAGCGGTCGCGGACGGTCCTTTTCTTATATTCTTCCCAGTAGGATTCGTTGTCGAAGAATCCGAGCCCCTCGGTGTCCCCGGCGGTCTTCCCTTCGATCCCCTTGGGGTCGTGGAGCACCCTGCCCATCATCTGATAGCCGCCGCATATGCCGAGGATGGGGACCTTGCCCCTCATATCACGGATCGCTTCGAACATCCCGTTCCCTTTGAGCCATTCGAGGTCGTCGATGGTGTTCTTGGTCCCGGGTATGACGATGGCGTCCGCCGAGCGTATTCCGTCGGTGGAATCCACGAACTCGACCGTGGTGTCCTCGGTGTAGAGAGGGTCGATATCCGTGAAATTGGCTATCCTCGGGAGCTTCACCACGGCTATGTGCAATGTGCCAGTACCTCTGGACGTCCTGTCCCTGAACGCCTCGGAATCCTCGGAAGGAAGGTCGAGGCTTATGTGGGGGATGATACCGATGACGGGTATCCCCAACATCTCCTCCAGCTTCTCCGCCCCCGGCCTGATCTTGTCGAGGTCCCCGCGGACGTTGTTGAGGATTATGCCTTTGATACGGCCCCTGTCCTTCTCTGGCATAAGTTCCACCGTGCCTACGGCATAGGCGAAGGACCCTCCCCATTCCACGTTGACAACGAGTATGCATGCGGCATCTGCGACCTCGGCCGCCCTCATGTTCGCTATATCCATGTCGTAGATGTTTATCTCCGCAGGACTTCCCGCACCTTCCATCATGACATAGTCGTACCTGTCCTTCAGGAACTCCATGTTCCGACGGACCGCTTCTATCCCGGGACCCGGGACGAACTTCCCATAGTAATCTGGCACATCGTAGTCGCCGAACGGCTTGCCCTCGACGATGACCTGCGACGCGGTGTTCCCCTTGGGCTTGAGGAGGATGGGGTTCATATGGGCGTCCGCATTGCGGAGTCCTCCCGCACGGGCCTGGAGGACCTGGACCATGGCGATCTCGCAGCCTTTGGATGTGACCCTCGAGTTGAGACTCATGTTCTGGCTCTTGAAAGGGGCCACGAGGTATCCCATCCTGTGGAATATACGGCAGAGGGCGGCGACCGTTATGGATTTCCCGGCATCGGAAGTCGCACCGAGGACCATGAGCGCCTTCCCCTTGTGCCAGAACCTCCTCTTCGCCTCGGGGAAGACCTCCGAGAGGAACCTCGGGTCCCCGGCCTTGAGACCCAGCTCCTTGATCTTATCGAAGGTGAACTCCACCACCTCCGGGCGGTGGCAGAAGAGACAGTCCTCACAGGACCATACGGGTTTCCCA
The nucleotide sequence above comes from Candidatus Methanomethylophilus alvi Mx1201. Encoded proteins:
- the thpR gene encoding RNA 2',3'-cyclic phosphodiesterase, with translation MRTFVSIPIPNTSGLDPFMRDLKGIRGIKPSPTAQMHITLKFIGDIPEEKVDVVEECVLKSVSGISKGRISVKGTGAFPNQKAPRIIWAGVETSLPLEKMSADIGSRLEAEGIPFDTKPFKPHITVARVEGRPDISRILHNYSATEFASFICPAVLIMKSELSPKGATHTIMRMCELR
- a CDS encoding cobyric acid synthase — its product is MRSVLFLGTSSGAGKTTLDALYCRHLVRKGLKVAPFKASNLSLNSYVTEDGKEIGMGQAFQAWACGIEPTGDMNPVLMKPSGNGRMQIVLRGEPFMDTERGSYFPRDEIMEKACESFDRLAHDNDVVVCEGSGSPVELNLMDTDMANIGMMRARGIQSVLIGDIERGGVFAAVYGTWLLLPEDLRPLLKGFVINRFRGDASILESGIRKVEELTGMKCLGIVPYALLKFPEEDSLSDSKGSLGDGDIHDEFVKNLDELLDSAEEAGLDFEAIDRLLSA
- a CDS encoding cobyric acid synthase, with amino-acid sequence MQFNITDAFIHQTGGETTDCIRKKVEEEIGKGDIGCNRGCDYNPCHFDGQDCSFCYCPFYPCRDPAMGYDVVSRHGKPVWSCEDCLFCHRPEVVEFTFDKIKELGLKAGDPRFLSEVFPEAKRRFWHKGKALMVLGATSDAGKSITVAALCRIFHRMGYLVAPFKSQNMSLNSRVTSKGCEIAMVQVLQARAGGLRNADAHMNPILLKPKGNTASQVIVEGKPFGDYDVPDYYGKFVPGPGIEAVRRNMEFLKDRYDYVMMEGAGSPAEINIYDMDIANMRAAEVADAACILVVNVEWGGSFAYAVGTVELMPEKDRGRIKGIILNNVRGDLDKIRPGAEKLEEMLGIPVIGIIPHISLDLPSEDSEAFRDRTSRGTGTLHIAVVKLPRIANFTDIDPLYTEDTTVEFVDSTDGIRSADAIVIPGTKNTIDDLEWLKGNGMFEAIRDMRGKVPILGICGGYQMMGRVLHDPKGIEGKTAGDTEGLGFFDNESYWEEYKKRTVRDRCVMIDGGGEVEGYEIHMGMTDVKEKPLFRMTAVDRRDEVEGSVREDEMLYGTYIHGVLDKPAFRKKFISMIKHDGKAVPVSEPEDYDEVVDRNLDILADGFEEGLDMDALKRIAGVEE
- a CDS encoding TGS domain-containing protein, whose amino-acid sequence is MVCKITVSGKTTEVPAGTTVMDAAKEVGIVPDAYLFLIDGKPVPMDTPIADGQTVKAMKVASGG